In Rhipicephalus sanguineus isolate Rsan-2018 chromosome 1, BIME_Rsan_1.4, whole genome shotgun sequence, the DNA window GCTCTTGTATAGAAAGATACAATTTGGTGCTGTACCTGATGCGCTGAGATGTCAGATGTTCACTGGTTGGTTCACTGTGCAGAAATTTGAACATTGAAATAGGCACTGTATACATATAATTTACATACTTAGTCATAAAAAGAAACCACCATATAGTATAACACCACTTATTTTCCTTTTATGGTGCCGCCTGTGGGCGAAAGTGGCGCTTTCCAATTAACATTTACGTGCCTGTATTCCACGAAAGGGTCTCTTCGAACGCTATTAAAGCCGAAGGCCTTAAATGGCGCGGCTTCTGTGACTACAATAAAAACTAAAGAATAACATGCGACCTACTAAATTCAGCCTCCATTCTGCGCAAACTATACCAAATTTTCTTCCCAACTCTGACCCATAGCCTAATCATCGTTCATGGCATCGCCTGTTATTCTTTCGATCGCAGTGCGCTAGGGACCTGTACGACCGCGTCCAGTCAAATATCACAGATCACCTGCGCATCAGAGACGTCGGTGAGCTGGGACCTGCGTTGCGAAACCTGTCTTCGCTTCACCGGCTGAACGGCAACATCGTCAAGAACCTGGAAGCTTTGCAAAACAGCTTCCAGAGGCTGCGCCTGCCACCTTCCGGTGGCGCGTCAGGCATCGAACCCTTGCAGCGAACACTGCAGTCGGCCAGCGAAGCCTTCCGCAATATGTCCAAGTCGGTGACGTCGGGCGCCGCTCTGCAGACAGTGGTGCATAACTTGAACCGAACGTTGCAAACATTCAACAGCATCGCCACGGCAGGCGTGAATGCCATGACGCCCACGGCCAATCAGCTCGTGCATCGCTTCCAGGTTGGTGACACGAATGTTGTAATGCTGATCGGAGAGGTCATACGGATTTACTGGCCGAAAGAAACATTTGCAGATACGATGCATCATAAACATCATAACATGATCACAAAGTGCGTGCATGTATGGGAATTGTTTCTGTATAACTTTTTGTTATGCGCTCACTATATGCGCCCGACGTCAGCAATAATTTCTAGTTTGCAGAAATATGGGTATATATGGCAGATGTAACAAGCCTTGCAATCAAGCAAAATTTTAGCGAACGTCTTATAAAGAACTGTCTGCCATATGCAGCGTAGGGCCTGCTAACTAGGACcaatttaatttaaaaaaaagtgcaaCGAGGTACGAAGATGCGATCAATGGCATTGTATAGGCTCGTGCATACTGGCAAGCTTGTTTACTTATCACCGCTTAGATAAGTAGCCAATATAAATTACTTAAACATTTAATTACTACCATAATTGCGGCAATTCCTAGATGAAATTCTGTGTTGCATTCTCACAAACTAGCGCTCAAAAGATGACGCGGCCCGCTACATGATTCCTGATTACTTTTCCTGCGTTTCGAGCTTGTAGGTGCAAAAGACGATGAGACATGGAGACGAGTGCTTCGAGAGCTAGCTTCTCAACTTCGCAACAGCGAACGCTGTTGTCTCGCGTGCGCAACAGCAGCGCTCGCTCGCTTCGCGTCTTTGCCTTTTACGTGAGAAATTGAAAACGCATAAACAAGCGTGTTATAAGTATTAACGAGGATGGATATACAAGAACTTACCTGAGAGTTACGCACTCGCATGATCCTTAGCATATAGCTATATAGCTAAAGCTGCGGACGCAAAGCAGCGTGATGTAGTCGCTGCAGCTCGGATACATACCGGCAAACTAGAAAGATTAGTGCTATTTAGCTTGAACAATTAGGTAGCACTTATTGCATTTTGCTTATTTCGAGCGAACAATGACGCTTTATTGCTTGCCGTTGTGCATTTATATATACTTGTGATGTATGGTTTCATACTATCATTCCTCTTCCAAGCAAATTACCACTGTGGTATCATCTCACATTAATTAGATTCCTTTATCGCTTTCTCTTGCCGCACAATTAATGTCAATATATTCAACGCTTCGATGAAAGTATTAGTCGTCAGGCAATCAGCTGCTTTCGTTAGCATAATTTGTGCATACGTATGCCTCACTATGGAAAAATTGGGGCTGAATTCAGCAGACTTCTTTTTCATaaatgctcttctttttttctcgcgttAGATTGCCGGCTTCGCTGTCCAGCATTGTGATCGGCTTAAATATTGTCTTGCGAACATTATTAGCTTAAcccgtttttgtgaatacgagccTGGTGCATAGTATAGGGTGCGAAGAAAGTGAATGCAAAATAAGAGGCGCACTACACTGGAAAGGAAGGCGATAGCTAAGGTTGCTAAGTCCTGGAACATTGCTCTGTCGGTCTCTTCAAGCCTTCATCTTTCTTTGAGCTCCTGTCTCGCGTAGATTCCTGTTTTAGGGTTGATATAATCGACTTAATGGCTTCCCCTGGTCACACGCAGGAAGACTTGAAGAACATCCAAAACGTCACCCGGTCATTGCCCAGGACTGACGTGGCGCGGCTCACGGAGCAGACGAGGGGCAACCTGACCTTGCTGGTGCGCAACCTGACCGGGGCTCTGCCTGTGCTCATGCGAAGGATGGCCACACAGGGAGCCGAGAGCACGCGGCCACTGAGGGAATTTGTGACCGCGCTATCACACAATCTCAGGAATGCCTCGTTGGCTCTCTCAAACAGTGGAAACGCGAGTGGAAACTCCACTGGCAGCACCCTCCCAACGGCCAGTCACGACCTCCTGCAGGCGTACGACGGCTTCCAGTTGGCCGTCAACAACGGAATGCTCGCGATGTCCGACTTGGTGCGCGGATCGCTGAAGCTCGTCAACCCGGCCAACTGGCACGTTGGCCGCGTCGGGCTTGGCGCCGGAGATGGACAAACGCCACAAGCTGGCATCAACAAGTTCATCGGGCAGCTCTTCAGGAGGAGAGGCTAGGCGTGTGTAGCACAGTTTCAggtgtttacattttttttttctcacgtgacGTAGGTGAGGACCACGAATTGCGAAGTCGAAGGCAGCTGCCATGCCCGGAATCATCAAGTTCATTCGCCAGCTTCGTCAGACAGAAGCTGACTTTGTGTTCGTACAGTTAATCTCTAGCCATTTCATCGGGAAGACACGTGTCGGCATACAGGGAGACGTAAACGCAACGATGTAGGCACCTAAACGCTGCCGTTGGGAAGAACTTGGGTGCGTGCGTTCCTTCTGGAGCTTTTGTGGCAGGATGTACAGTGCTAACATTATCGACGGAGTATGTTCTTGTCGCTTGAGAGCGcacttttcgttgctttttttattttattatgtaAGTGAGGAttctaatgaaaattaattgggGACCAGAAATAAG includes these proteins:
- the LOC119388336 gene encoding uncharacterized protein LOC119388336, which codes for MEGVEVRGNNSVEIVKFNKCARDLYDRVQSNITDHLRIRDVGELGPALRNLSSLHRLNGNIVKNLEALQNSFQRLRLPPSGGASGIEPLQRTLQSASEAFRNMSKSVTSGAALQTVVHNLNRTLQTFNSIATAGVNAMTPTANQLVHRFQEDLKNIQNVTRSLPRTDVARLTEQTRGNLTLLVRNLTGALPVLMRRMATQGAESTRPLREFVTALSHNLRNASLALSNSGNASGNSTGSTLPTASHDLLQAYDGFQLAVNNGMLAMSDLVRGSLKLVNPANWHVGRVGLGAGDGQTPQAGINKFIGQLFRRRG